From one Branchiostoma floridae strain S238N-H82 chromosome 3, Bfl_VNyyK, whole genome shotgun sequence genomic stretch:
- the LOC118412744 gene encoding uncharacterized protein LOC118412744, which yields MAGEDTGDPRNLLKLNRKLLIQDIRSIEPILDHLYQCGDITEEEAEEIRGKATPQEKARTLLDIVATKGKKTYYHFRESLKTLYPHLEEILHRCPLHNTRLKLYCEVCECLICMDCKCLHGTHAATSVVAVADEVRSSFVSFVRENRKKLTSKHGLEISPPERKHLTVWAEGRAAHLQAQVTRRIEQEKEWFIARLYQRPGSTVSSVAESFGDRDRSTSVEEPPNDKKEQCWVTAGQSRHALCQVVHSKLCINIPKIAKVIHENPWLPPDDQRLLHRVMTLVLEEPRQVVWYDAEITVQGVNISGLKFTAGDKTNRYFVHLISVPKPCDVCEEKNWRKTQYSDVLIWAEVTNQ from the exons CTTGTATCAGTGCGGCGATATCACCGAAGAGGAGGCAGAAGAAATACGAGGAAAGGCGACGCCTCAAGAAAAGGCAAGAACTCTGTTAGACATCGTCGCCACGAAGGGTAAGAAGACGTACTATCACTTCCGTGAATCCTTAAAAACACTGTATCCCCACTTGGAAGAAATCTTACACCGGTGTCCTTTGCACAACACGCGACTCAAGCTGTACTGTGAGGTGTGCGAGTGTTTGATATGTATGGACTGCAAATGTCTACATGGGACGCACGCCGCGACTTCTGTGGTAGCTGTCGCCGACGAAGTCAGGTCCAGTTTTGTCTCTTTCGTTCGAGAAAACCGCAAGAAACTGACGTCAAAACATGGCCTAGAAATAAGCCCTCCAGAAAGGAAACACCTGACTGTTTGGGCAGAGGGTAGAGCAGCGCATCTACAAGCACAGGTCACCAGGCGGATCGAACAGGAGAAAGAGTGGTTTATAGCCAGGCTGTATCAACGGCCAGGCTCGACTGTTTCTAGCGTAGCGGAGTCATTCGGCGACAGAGACCGATCCACGAGTGTAGAAGAACCACCCAACGACAAGAAGGAACAGTGTTGGGTAACAGCAGGACAATCAAGACATGCACTT TGTCAGGTTGTTCATAGCAAGTTGTGTATAAACATCCCGAAGATAGCGAAGGTCATCCACGAGAACCCGTGGCTGCCCCCGGACGACCAGCGGCTGCTCCATCGGGTGATGACGCTCGTGCTGGAGGAACCGCGCCAGGTCGTCTGGTACGACGCCGAGATAACCGTCCAAGGTGTGAACATATCAGGTCTGAAATTCACGGCGGGAGACAAGACTAACAGATACTTTGTGCACCTAATAAGCGTTCCAAAGCCCTGCGATGTATGCGAAGAGAAGAATTGGCGTAAAACACAATACAGTGACGTTTTGATATGGGCTGAGGTGACAAACCAATAA
- the LOC118412743 gene encoding gibberellic acid methyltransferase 2-like encodes MRYVYGTCGILRRLYSTYGSGFKKSSTWTPQKNSTPHYIPYGEDGSGFYSDNALGYYNIMENAKPMVMAAINSMEIDPKHVFNIVDYGSADGGTSMPLFYQVIKKLRERYGDSPPIHVTYEDQPVADFKSLFMRLQGLLPMPDNHSYLKDFHNVYVGACGMSFFDQCFEDGFVNFGFSSTAMHWLSRGPCPLPDAVFHMVSSCGEAKEQFATQAAQDWETILLQRARELTPGGHMVIVNCTSDESGYYGGGRWTFGHVNMCQKLSSLWHSFAQRGKITKEEFVNTNMFAYWRSQDEMQAPFVNENSRVRKAGLTLVSQETKPTPCAFQARWQKEGGDARQHAKQFVNMCRSWSNHAFHAGLSNKRTEEEKAAILESFFKEYEDEVAAAPEKHDMEVMSCFLHIKRN; translated from the exons ATGAGGTATGTTTATGGCACCTGCGGCATTCTAAGGAGGCTTTACAGTACTTACGGCAGCGGGTTTAAGAAAAGCTCAACATGGACTCCTCAAAAG AATTCGACACCACATTACATTCCATACGGTGAGGATGGTTCTGGTTTCTACTCTGACAACGCCTTGGGGTATTATAACATAATGGAAAACGCCAAACCAATGGTCATGGCTGCCATCAACTCCATGGAGATCGACCCGAAACATGTCTTCAACATCGTGGACTATGGGTCAGCTGATGGGGGGACATCGATGCCACTCTTCTACCAG GTCATTAAAAAGTTACGTGAAAGGTATGGCGACTCTCCCCCGATCCACGTGACATATGAGGACCAACCAGTGGCGGACTTCAAGTCACTGTTCATGAGGCTGCAAGGTCTGCTACCAATGCCGGACAACCATAGCTACCTGAAGGACTTTCACAACGTGTACGTTGGTGCATGTGGCATGTCATTCTTTGACCAA TGTTTCGAAGATGGATTCGTCAACTTTGGGTTTTCCTCCACCGCGATGCACTGGTTAAGTCGTGGGCCCTGTCCCCTTCCTGACGCCGTGTTCCACATGGTGAGCAGCTGTGGAGAGGCGAAGGAACAGTTCGCCACACAGGCAGCCCAGGACTGGGAGACTATCCTGCTGCAGAGAGCAAGAGAGCTGACACCAG GTGGTCATATGGTAATAGTAAATTGCACCAGTGACGAAAGTGGCTACTATGGAGGCGGCAGATGGACGTTTGGACACGTCAACATGTGCCAAAAACTGTCGTCTTTATGGCATAGTTTCGCACAGCGTGGAAAAATAACAAAG GAAGAGTTCGTCAACACCAACATGTTTGCATACTGGCGATCGCAAGATGAGATGCAGGCCCCCTTCGTCAACGAGAACTCACGAGTTCGGAAGGCTGGACTGACATTGGTGTCCCAGGAGACAAAG CCCACTCCATGTGCCTTCCAAGCTCGCTGGCAGAAGGAGGGAGGGGACGCGCGCCAACACGCTAAACAGTTTGTGAACATGTGTCGCAGCTGGAGTAACCACGCATTTCACGCAG GGCTTTCAAACAAACGCACTGAGGAAGAAAAGGCGGCGATTCTGGAGTCTTTCTTTAAGGAATACGAGGACGAAGTTGCTGCAGCTCCAGAAAAACACGACATGGAAGTCATGAGCTGTTTCTTACACATCAAAAGAAACTAA